In Primulina huaijiensis isolate GDHJ02 chromosome 6, ASM1229523v2, whole genome shotgun sequence, a single window of DNA contains:
- the LOC140978680 gene encoding probable WRKY transcription factor 48 produces MEEKKGEPEIKAEDSLQKAAFPDQSAMIPETSFSLPNSALFDISAVHHQKSSLGFIDFASFQDFGNPSYMFDDLMLQSIAAPSLIPMQSASQLSPSQAPLLEYSEVVNTPATPNSSSISSSSTEAAPANDDSKRAESVEEEDQEHQQDQDKIKKQLKLKKKNQKRPREPRFAFMTKSEIDHLDDGYRWRKYGQKAVKNSPFPRSYYRCTSTSCGVKKRVERSSEDPSIVVTTYEGTHIHPCPMTPRGSFGILPETTALGGVGGGGIGGATSVSNFITPRMFHNYRHQQQPQEHHRTQPYICNLSPLTLPMSFTTSSSTNHSLPLSPMIQERPFCPSSSSLARDHGLLQDMVPSQMLKEPKEE; encoded by the exons ATGGAAGAGAAGAAGGGAGAGCCTGAAATCAAAGCCGAGGATTCGCTCCAAAAAGCAGCATTTCCGGATCAGTCCGCCATGATTCCCGAGACGAGCTTTTCTCTGCCAAACAGCGCCTTGTTCGATATATCCGCTGTTCATCATCAGAAAAGCTCTCTGGGGTTCATAGACTTTGCCAGCTTCCAAGATTTTGGCAACCCTTCTTACATGTTTGATGATTTGATGCTTCAGAGTATTGCGGCCCCTTCTTTGATCCCGATGCAGTCTGCTTCGCAGCTGTCACCGTCGCAGGCGCCGCTGCTGGAATATTCCGAGGTGGTCAACACTCCGGCTACGCCGAATTCGTCTTCTATATCCTCGTCTTCCACTGAGGCAGCACCGGCGAATGATGATTCGAAAAGGGCTGAATCTgttgaagaagaagatcaaGAGCACCAACAAGATCAAGATAAGATTAAGAAACA ATTGAAACTCAAAAAGAAGAACCAAAAAAGGCCAAGAGAACCGAGATTTGCGTTCATGACAAAGAGTGAGATAGATCACTTGGATGATGGTTATAGATGGAGAAAGTATGGTCAGAAAGCTGTGAAAAATAGCCCTTTTCCAAG GAGCTACTACCGCTGCACCAGTACATCTTGCGGGGTGAAAAAAAGAGTCGAAAGATCGTCCGAGGATCCATCCATTGTGGTCACAACATACGAAGGTACACACATACATCCCTGCCCCATGACGCCCCGTGGCAGCTTTGGGATTCTTCCGGAAACAACCGCTCTTGGCGGTGTCGGTGGAGGCGGAATCGGTGGCGCTACCTCCGTATCCAATTTCATCACACCACGAATGTTTCACAACTATCGCCATCAGCAGCAGCCACAGGAACATCATCGAACACAACCCTATATCTGTAACTTGTCACCATTAACATTACCTATGAGCTTCACCACTAGCAGTAGTACTAATCATTCATTACCTCTTTCTCCTATGATTCAAGAAAGACCCTTTTGCCCATCTTCCTCTTCTTTGGCTAGAGACCATGGTCTTCTTCAAGATATGGTGCCATCTCAAATGCTGAAGGAGCCAAAGGAGGAGTAG